The Streptomyces durmitorensis genome contains the following window.
CCGGCCGGGACCTCGCCGAGGTGGCGGCGGATCTCGACGGCGAGTGCGAGTGGCTCGTGACGCACGACGTCCTGCCCGCCGACCTGGTCACCCGCAACCGCCAGGTCGCCGAGGCGGCGCTCGCGCCGTGGACTCCGGCGTTCACGCACGGCGACCTGCAGATCGCTCACGTGTTCGCCGACGATGACGAGATCACGGGCATCATCGACTGGTCCGAGGCGGGCCAGGGCGATGCCCTGTACGACCTCGCCACCTTGACGCTCGGACAGGAGGAGCACATCGGTGACGTCGTCGCCGGCTATGGCACCGACGTCGACCTCGACGTGATCCAAGCGTGGTGGTCGTTGCGCAGCCTGCTGGGGGTTCGCTGGCTGGTCGAGCACGGCTTCGACCCGTTCGCGCCGGGCTGTGAGGTCGACGTGCTGAGATCCCGGATGTGAGGCTGCGCGGGCCTGACCGCCACGAGTGCTGTCTGGTGCCGCGCCGAGCGATCTGCCAGTTGGACGACGTCCCTGCGGTTGCCGACGGCGGTGATCGCGACGAGCGGGATGCCGTGCGCCTCGACGGCGATCAGGTGG
Protein-coding sequences here:
- a CDS encoding phosphotransferase family protein, translated to MDEVKVVVAHSERATLRVGDVFLKVDADQARIDIEVDAMALAPVPTPEILWRKPPVLAIAAVPGRTLGRLGEPSTASPTAWAAAGAAIRKLHDAPLPPRPGRAGRDLAEVAADLDGECEWLVTHDVLPADLVTRNRQVAEAALAPWTPAFTHGDLQIAHVFADDDEITGIIDWSEAGQGDALYDLATLTLGQEEHIGDVVAGYGTDVDLDVIQAWWSLRSLLGVRWLVEHGFDPFAPGCEVDVLRSRM